CTTGCATAAGCTTGAATTCCACTGACACAGCATTTTCCTTGCATCACTGCAGAAATTAACAAAGCGGCCCCTACAGATACCCCTATAGCAATTCCTCCAATAGGAGATAAGGATCCGCTCTTTATTGACCCTTGCATGATCAACATTAAAATAAACCCATAAATAGATTGAGATGATGGCATTGCAGACATGCCGATAAGTTTCCCGTGTCCCTCATCTATCCGAGACATCACAGCGTGCGAAGCTACACCAGCTATACCACAACCTATGGCACTCCCTATCATAGCTAGTCCCAAAACTATAGCCGGCCCGATAACAGATAAATCTATCATATGTACCTCTTTGCGATCTCTTAAGAAAACCTTTTGTTATAAAATCAATAGCGGTGAGTTTATCAAACCCTAGAATTATTATCTAAACGAATCCCTTAAACATCGAAATCTTCATTACAAACGATTTTCCTCAAGGGCCGTAATAATTTCCCGCCTCCATCAAAACAGTAATGATACCATTCAATAAAGTTTAACCTTAACCCGTGAATTACCCCTCCCATAATAGACAGAACAATATTCACCATATGCCCACAGAGAATAATTACTGATCCGATAAGCATTGGGAAGCGCGATCCTATTTGATTAAAGGTAGCTCCCATCATTGCCCCCGCTAATCCTAAAGCATAAATACGCAAGTAAGAAAGGACATCAGAAAACACCTGAATTACAGCAACAACCTCGTCAATACCTCTCCAGCTTCTTTGTACTATTGCAAGAAGCACTGCTACACCTATTCCTACAAAGACTCCATAATAGCCAATAGTCGCCCCCAAAACATACGGAACATGGAATACATAGTGGATTATAGACACTGCATGCAAATAGGTTGGAACGTACAAGTAAGCACAAATCATGAAAATAATCCATCCCAGACCGGAATAGCGAAAACGCGAATACCGCAACATCCCTAAGGCAAGGTGAACCACCCCAACGATCAAAGCAAGCTCCATTAAGATACTATCGATAAACTTATTGTACACAATTGCTTTAGACTCTCCTCCGGAGAAGTCTTCTTTAAGCAAAAAGGCCTCAGGATTATCTATAGATTTTAATAGAGGATATTCATTTACAAGTTCCTTATATGCCTGGGGACGATTCGTTACGTAATATTCAGCTTTTTTCAATGCTAAAATATGTGTTAGGGAGTACTGACGTAAAAGGCTTTGATTACTAAATGTCATACCAAAAAAGGAGGTCGTTGCGGCTCCCCAACACATGCAGCCAATCCCTAAGATAGAAGAGGTCTTTAAGAAACGCGACAAAGCTGCCGAAGTTCGTTTTTTCCCCCGACTCTTATATACAAGGAATAAAGACGTCAGAAGAAAAAGCAGACCATATCCTGCATCGTTCACAATCATAGAAAAAAACACTACAAAGGAGACAAATACCCAAGAAGAGGGGTCCTTATCGGAAGAAGCTGGGGTATCATAAATATTTACTAGGTCTTCCCCCATCTTACCGATGCCTTTATTTTCAAGATACGTAGGAACAACTTCTTGATCATCTATAGCGACTCTCTCTAAGAATACTTGATGCTCCTTGCATATATGTGTAAGTACTTTAACCTGATCCGAAACAACCCAACCTACTACTGCAAATGCCTTGCCTTCAAACAGCTCTTCACAACACTCTTCAGCATGATGCAAGTTTTGCTCATTTATGCATGCACAAAGCCCCATGCTAACGTCATGCCGGTACGCATAGAGCTCTCTCAATCTTTCTGTCTTTAGTCGAATTTCCCTTTGTACATTGACTATTTCAGCTTGAAGTTCATTTACAGATTTCGCAGCATCGATCTCCGTATAGACATTATTCGGGAGCTCTACGACTCCAACGACAACATAATAATCAAAGTTATATGCCGTCGAGAGGTAGAACATATTTGATATAGGAACCTCTAGATTCTCACCTTCGATATGTTTCCTGTAAAAGAATCTTAGGCTAAGCCCTGAGCGCTTCTTAAGCTCTAAAACCTCTTCAGAAGAAAAGCTCCCCAAGGGCTTTACCCTAACGACTTCTTTATTTAAGGTCTTTACCTTTTCCGAAAGCTCTTGAATCTCACGATGTAATAATAAAACTTGATTGATGACTTCATCTACGGAGAGCTCTTCTCCCTTCGCAATCATTAATGCTTCTGAAGAGCGTTCCTGTTCTAGCTGATGAAAAATCTTCAAGCATTTAATAAAGTGACTTGTATTTTCCGTTGCAATAACATGCTTCTTCGAAACAAATTCTACGACACCAAGATCCCGACAAGCAGAAAAAAACGAAGTTTTATCACGACCTATAAAGAGGTACTTGTGAACATCTACGCGCATGGCTCTCCTCGTTTTCTCTGCTCGATTTTTTTCTTGGCAATTTTCACCTGGCCGATATCTGTTATACTTCGGTCACTTAAAAACACTGCTATTTTCTTCAGAGCTTGGATTGTTTCAGGAATTAGCTTCTTCTCAAACAAATTCACACGAATAGAAACTGCTCGCAACTCTGACTCAAGTATTTGCTGCCGCTGCATCGCAACTTCTGCCATAATCTTCCCTGTGACAAACTCTTGGGAAGACACAATTAAAGCGTCCATCCATATAGGAGTATCTAATAAAGAATACTCCGTCTGACTTAAGGATATGCTTTTCACAACAGGGATTTCGACCCCTGCAATGTTCTCATATTCCTTATCTACGTGCTCCACGACAAAGCTTTCAAAAATACAATCGACATAAAGAGGCAAGCTAAACAGTTCAGCAAAAGCATAGAGCCTTTCTTTAGCCTGGGAATATGCGTTTTGTTTTTCTAACGCATCGCGAGCTGCATTTTGCACTTCAGCTTGAAGCAAAGCTTTTTTAAGCTTCAATGTAGGCAAGTAGGTTTGCAAACGCGCAAGCTTGACTTTCTCCAAGCGATACGCATTCTTTGTCAGTTTTATCTGTTCAGACATGTTTGTGGCCAATACTTATTAATAAGCTGTTGCTTAATTCCCACTTCTTCAGAATGGAAGCTCTGAGCTAAAATCTTCCATCCAATATCCAAAGCTTCTTCTAAAGGAATATTCACCTCTAAACTCATTAGGCGACTTTCAAAAAGCTCTGCAAAAGCTAAAAGCTTTCTATCCCAATTAGACAACCTAAAGCCCATTGCCATTCTTTCTGCAGCCTTACGGGAGTCTGCATATAACCGAATTAGCGCATTAGCTAAATCCCCATGATCCTCTCGGGTAACTTTCCCAATTACCAATTGTTTAAGTCTCGATAACGACCCAAACGGATCTATCCTGTTATTTTTCAGGTAAAACTGCCCTTCCGTAATAAATCCTGTGTTATCAGGAACAGGATGTGTAATGTCATCTCCTGGCATTGTCGTGACCGTAATTACAGTAATCGATCCTCCACTAGCAATATCCACAGCTTTCTCATAACGCAAAGCAAGATCCGAGTACAATGATCCAGGATACCCACGATTTGCAGGGATTTGATCCATAGTAATGGCGATCTCTTTCAAAGCATCTGCAAATGCTGTCATATCTGTCAGTAGCACTAAAACATTTTTCTTTTGCTCTACAGCAAACTTTTCTGCACATGATAGGGCTATATCTGGTACCAACACACACTCTACAGGAGCATCTATAGCCTTATGGATAAACATCACACACTTATCTTCGAAACCCAACTCCTTAGCTTTCTCTACAAAGAAGTTGTAATCAATAAATGTCAGCCCCATCCCTCCAATCACAACAATATCTGCGTCTGTTTGAGCTGCAATTCTCATAAGTAAGGCGTTGTGATTCTCACCAGAAGAAGAAAAAATAGGAATTTTCTGAGACTTCACCAAACAATTAAATACATCAATCATTGGAATATTAGTTCTTACCAAATCCCTCGGGACAATACGACATACAGGGTTAAAAGTAGGAGTCGAGATTTCTATAGGCTCTCCAAAACATTCTCCCTCATTATCTATAGGTTTTCCAATCCCATTCAGTCTCCTCCCCAATAAAGACTCTCCAAAAACCACCTCCATAGAGCGTCCTAAGAAGACAACCCGGTCCCCTGTAGATAATCCCGAGGTTCCTCCAAAAGCTTGTAGGGTGACTTTTTTCTCATCAAAACGTAAAACTGAAGCGTATGAAGACCTCCCATCGGCACGCTCGATTTGAGCTAGTTCTCCGAGACAAGCTCCCTGAGCCTCTACAGTAATTAAGTTTCCTTTAATATCAGTGATTCTTGTGTATATTGTTCGCATACCTTTACACCGACTCTACCATCTTAGCTTTCAGCAAGTTCAGAATAACTTCCATTCCTTCCATATACTCTGGAGAATGAAATACCATTCCATTTAAAGATTTAATTTTACTTTGCAACTCTAGGAAAAAGCTTCTTGCATTATCCATGCTTTCAAAAATAAACTTCGCATCAAAAATACGACTCATTAATGAAAATAGTTCAATTTGCCGATCAAACGGACAGTAACAATCTACCGGATCAAAAGCGTTTTGCTGTAGATAACAAAAATCGTATAGCTCAGCTTTTAAGAAGATTTCCATATCTTCCATAGAGATTCCTTCTTCCCCGACAACCTCCATGCGCTTACCGATTTCTGTTCCTTCCCGTATAAAATCTCCCGCCTTTTCTACCGCAACTCCCCATCCCTTCACCTTATGCTCTAGAATAGATGCCACCTTATGTAGATATTTCGACCAAGAAATCATCGGATCTATGGAAGGGTAACGGCGAGCATCTGCTCGAGCTTTGGAAAGCCCACAAAAAGCCCCAACAACAGAGAGTGTAGATTGTGTTACAGGCTCTTCAAAATTTCCTCCTGCAGGGGAAACCGCCCCACAGATAGTTAAGGATCCTTCGGAACCATCTCGCATACGCAATACTCCGCTACGCTCATAAAATGCTGCGATGCGTGAAGACAAATATGCTGGGAAAGCTTCCTCCCCAGGAATTTCTTCCAATCGTCCTGAAATTTCACGTAAAGCCTGAGCCCATCTTGACGTAGAGTCTGCAAGGAGCAAGACATTTAACCCCATCTGGCGGTAATATTCTGCGATCGTGATCCCTAAGTATACAGAAGATTCTCGAGCCGCTACAGGCATAGAGGATGTATTACAAATAATACACGTCCTATTCATTAACGAGGTCTTCGTATGGGGGTCTATAAGATGGGGAAATTCTTGCAGTACCTCGACAACCTCCCCTGCACGCTCTCCGCAAGCACACAGCACCACAATATCTACTGCAGCATATTTCGACAGGTGATGTTGCAACACTGTTTTCCCTGCACTAAAAGGTCCTGGAGTACAAAATGTCCCCCCCTTTAATATAGGGATCTGCGTATCCAAAATACGCAGGCCCACGTCCATAATCTCGTGAGCAGCAATTCTTTCTCCTTCGATTAACGACTGCTTAATAGGCCATTTCTGTACCATAGTAAAGGCATACTCTTCCCCTTGGGCATCACGAGCTTTAGCAACTACGGTATTAACATTGTAGTTCCCTGCAGAGATTACCCACGTAATGGTCACCTCTTTAAAACAAGCAAAAGGCACCATAATTCTATGGTCAAAGCGGCCTTCTTTTACGATCCCTAAGGTATCTCCTCGCTTTAAAACGTCTCCTACAACAGCTTTTGGGCTATACTCCCACAACACCTGATCTGAAAGAGGATCTACATATTTCCCTCTCTGCAAAAACGAGCTATCTTCAGCAAGCTCTTGCAGCCGATTTTGCAATCCATCGAAAATCCCCTGCAGCAATCCAGGCCCAAGTTCTGCTTCTAATAGGTGCCCAGAAAAAGTCACTACAGCATCACGGCGAACTCCCTGTGTATCTTCAAACACCTGAATTTTTGCTTCTTGACCAACAATTTCAATAACTTCCGCCTTAAGCCAAACATTTTCAACATTAACATAAGCGACTTCGCCTAGGCGTACGTGGCCATCAAAACGAACACGCAGTAAATTGCCATAAGCTTCGATAACATACCCTTGTGTTGTTTGTTTTAAAGCAGCTACCATGTGATTGCCTTTTCTATCTGGTTAATGATTTCTCTTCCCTTCTTAGCATTTGCCAAATGATTGCGAATTGCAAACATATAAGACGCAGCCTTTGCCAATATAAGATTTTCATCAAAGTACGCGTTACGATAGAATTCTTCTAACTTATGAAATTCATAGAGCAACAACGTGCGATGCAAAGTATGAGGTAAACGCCCGTAATCTGCCAAAAGATCTTTTAAATCTGAAAACTCCTGAGGAAGCTCGTAATTGGGGGCGTCTTTTTGCATAAGAACTTGTAGCACAACAGGATCCGAACTGTCTTCATTTCTTAATAAATACGAAACGTCTAAATGTAAAACTTTTGCTCTAAATCCTGCTAAAACAACCCTTAGCTGTTGTTTAAAGGTAAAATACTCCCTTAAGAACTGAGAAGAACTATTTTGATAATATGTTAAAAACTCTCGAACAAGAGAAGAAAACTCCTTAAGCCTTTCTTTTGGTGTTCTATATGCCAAAAGAAAATCCTTAAAAAACTCTTCAAACTCACAATCCTCTGTCCATTGTTGATAACGGACTAAACTAGCAACATTTTCTTGAGTTACTGTCCCAAAAGAAAAAGGAAGAGGCTTATCGGCCCAAAAAAAAGCAAAATTCTCGAAATCAAAAAAACGTTTCAGGACTGTATAGTAATGTAAATCCTTAGAAGATAAGTTTAAATCAAACAAATCATCCAAAATATCTATAGAAAATACAGGAGACGCTTCAGGTTGCTGAGAAGGTAGAAATGAAGACAAAAAATAATATTGAGTCATGATAACTCTAAAATTAGTTGCAGATTCTATCTAACGATTAGAAACTAACTTTAAGATCCTTGGAATATCATTTCACGAAAGTCTTTTTGCAAATAGCGCAAAAATAGCTCTAGCAAAGCCTCTGAACTCAGGTCTAACACCCAGTCCTTATCTTCCACCTTAAGCTGAACTCCCCCGGAAAAATTTCCTATTATAAGGCTTTTCTTTCTTAATTTTGCTGTTACAGATTTTCCTAAAAGCTCATTCACATTACGAGGAGAAACATGTTTACCTATGTAAGCACTAAGACTTCCTGTAATTCCTTGACCCTCTACTGCAGAAATCATTGCCTCCATAAGCTTTGCAACAAACTCAGGATCTATTGTGATCTGCTCTAACCACTCTGCCAAGGCTTCTCGGAAAATTGTATTTTCTACAGCTTGCTTTAAAGACTCTAACGTACGCTTTCCAGCTAAAGCTAAAGCAGCTTCTCCTTGTTTTATCTTATGACTCGCTTGATCTTCTGCAGAAAGAATTATCTCTTTCGCTTGCTCTTTGGCATCTTGGATGATCCTTTTAGCTTGCTCCTTAGCATTACAAACAATGACTTCTGCTTCTTCTTCTGCTGGCTTTAAGGTTTCTATTCGCAAAGCATCACATATCTGCTTCAGCTTATCATTTGCTCCAAGATCCGCCATAATTTTACCGCTTGCTAATGAGAAACAGAGTGTTTAAAAAAAAAGATAGCTCTATAATTCAACTAGGTTTGCAGTTTATAGTATCGTCATATTTAAATGAAATTAAATAAAAGTTTTTCATGAAACACTTGGTTCTGATTGCAGCTTTATTCACAATATCTTCTGTGTATGCATCTCCTCATAGACAGACACAACCACAACAATTTCAGCAACAACGCTCTAAAACTCCACAGCGCTTTCGCAAATCTTTCAAAAGTCCTGAGATAAAAAAGCCTACCTATAAGCAGCCTAAAAGGCATTCTCAACCAAGAAACAAAAAGAAGTTCTCTCAGAGAAAGCCTTCGTCCCCTAACCTTTTATGGTCATCGTATTCTGGCGTGGGTTATACGATAAATTACCCCGAAACGTGGCAATGCATTGATGATAAAACTCAGCTTCCTGAAAAGCTTGATGCAGTATTTATTGGTCGTGGAATAGGGCAACTTACACCAACCATTAACCTTGCACAAGAAATTACTTCTAAGGGGATTTCTGAATATGTTGAGGAAGTATTAACGTATCATAAAACTCAAGATACCACTTTAGAGTCATCGATTTTTACACATATCCAATCTCAAAGCGGGGAATTTACGATTATAAAAACAGAAAAGAACTCTTCTTGGGGGCGAGTCTATTGTCTCCAAGCAATTGCAGTTTTAAACCATACGGCATACATTCTTACAAGCACAACCACATTAGAGGACTACCCAGAACTTTCTTTGATCTTCTTTAAAGCTGTAGCCTCCTTTTCATTAGAAGCTTCAAAAATTCCATCAGGGGATGCAATCCTTGAAGAAGCTTTAAAAAAGTTTAAAGAAGAAACTCTCGCACATTAACTAAGAAAAGAACTTTCTTTGTGCAGCACGTGATTCTGCAAAGCATCGAAGATGAAGCGTATTGCAATTTTCTTCCCATCTAAAACGAGATTCAACACTACAGGAAATCGAGAAAATAGCAATTGGAATGGGATTTCTACAGATTTATCGCCATGCATAGATACAGAAACCGCAGCATCCCCAAGAATAGCATTTGCATCATATATTCTAGAGCATAATGCAACAAACTGACGAATAGCATTACGCATCGCTGTATCAAAAGTAAACGTCGATGCACACAAACTACAGGTCAAATTTTGCTCTACATCAAAAACAGAAAAAGAAACTGAGCCTTTATTACAACAGGGACAAGAAAAAGCTAATAGCTGAGTGTTTTTGCTCATGATGCGATCTTTTTTTCCTTCAAGGCAAGAGTTTTAAAGAAAAGCTTAAAAAAAGACAAGCTCCTAAGCCTCTGCCGCCCCTATTTGCTTAATGAATTCAGTAACTGCAGCCTCAAGAATTTGAGTATCCCCAGAAAATATACGGATTCCCTCAGCAAGCTTTTCTGTAGCCATAGCATCTTCATTCATTAAGAAACGAAACGCGCTTTCCGTAAGCTCTACAGATTGAATATCTAAAGACTTTACCTCTGCCGGATCTAGCTTTTTCTCAATCTTCTCTTGACCTCTTCTCAACTCCTCTATCAACTTAGGAGAAATCGTTAAAAGATCACAACCAGCAAGAGCTAAAATTTGTTCCTTTGTTCTAAAAGATGCAGCCATAATCTGCGTAGGAATATCAAATTTTTTATAATACGCATAAATACTAGAAACAGAAGCAACACCGGGATCAGCTTCTATTGAATACCCCTCTTCACCATAAGCTGCTATCCACCAATCATAAATACGCCCAACAAAAGGAGAGATTAGCGTTGCTTTCGCTTGAGCTGCAGCAATTGCTTGAATAAGGTTAAAAACCAGGGTTACATTACATGCTATCCCTTGACTTTCCAGCAACTTCACAGCTTGAATTCCTTCCCACGTCGCAGGAATTTTCACTAGCAAACGTTTCTTATCTCCACCCATGGTTTCATATAGTTGAGATAAAAAAATGGCTCTCTGCACAATAGCTTCTTTACTAAAAGATAAACGAGCATCTACCTCTAAAGAAACCCTACCGGGAACGTTTTTTAAGATCTCCAAACCAAAATTCACCTGAATTTTATCTAAGATAAAATTCAGAGTTTGAACGTCGTCGCCATTTTGTTGAATCCCCCAAACTACTGCTTCGTTGAGTAATTCCTGGTATTTTTTCTCTTGTGCAACCTTTAAA
This genomic stretch from Chlamydia pecorum E58 harbors:
- a CDS encoding ATP synthase subunit C; the protein is MIDLSVIGPAIVLGLAMIGSAIGCGIAGVASHAVMSRIDEGHGKLIGMSAMPSSQSIYGFILMLIMQGSIKSGSLSPIGGIAIGVSVGAALLISAVMQGKCCVSGIQAYARSSSIYGKCYASIGIVESFALFAFVFALLLL
- a CDS encoding V-type ATP synthase subunit I, which gives rise to MRVDVHKYLFIGRDKTSFFSACRDLGVVEFVSKKHVIATENTSHFIKCLKIFHQLEQERSSEALMIAKGEELSVDEVINQVLLLHREIQELSEKVKTLNKEVVRVKPLGSFSSEEVLELKKRSGLSLRFFYRKHIEGENLEVPISNMFYLSTAYNFDYYVVVGVVELPNNVYTEIDAAKSVNELQAEIVNVQREIRLKTERLRELYAYRHDVSMGLCACINEQNLHHAEECCEELFEGKAFAVVGWVVSDQVKVLTHICKEHQVFLERVAIDDQEVVPTYLENKGIGKMGEDLVNIYDTPASSDKDPSSWVFVSFVVFFSMIVNDAGYGLLFLLTSLFLVYKSRGKKRTSAALSRFLKTSSILGIGCMCWGAATTSFFGMTFSNQSLLRQYSLTHILALKKAEYYVTNRPQAYKELVNEYPLLKSIDNPEAFLLKEDFSGGESKAIVYNKFIDSILMELALIVGVVHLALGMLRYSRFRYSGLGWIIFMICAYLYVPTYLHAVSIIHYVFHVPYVLGATIGYYGVFVGIGVAVLLAIVQRSWRGIDEVVAVIQVFSDVLSYLRIYALGLAGAMMGATFNQIGSRFPMLIGSVIILCGHMVNIVLSIMGGVIHGLRLNFIEWYHYCFDGGGKLLRPLRKIVCNEDFDV
- a CDS encoding V-type ATP synthase subunit D: MSEQIKLTKNAYRLEKVKLARLQTYLPTLKLKKALLQAEVQNAARDALEKQNAYSQAKERLYAFAELFSLPLYVDCIFESFVVEHVDKEYENIAGVEIPVVKSISLSQTEYSLLDTPIWMDALIVSSQEFVTGKIMAEVAMQRQQILESELRAVSIRVNLFEKKLIPETIQALKKIAVFLSDRSITDIGQVKIAKKKIEQRKRGEPCA
- a CDS encoding V-type ATP synthase subunit B yields the protein MRTIYTRITDIKGNLITVEAQGACLGELAQIERADGRSSYASVLRFDEKKVTLQAFGGTSGLSTGDRVVFLGRSMEVVFGESLLGRRLNGIGKPIDNEGECFGEPIEISTPTFNPVCRIVPRDLVRTNIPMIDVFNCLVKSQKIPIFSSSGENHNALLMRIAAQTDADIVVIGGMGLTFIDYNFFVEKAKELGFEDKCVMFIHKAIDAPVECVLVPDIALSCAEKFAVEQKKNVLVLLTDMTAFADALKEIAITMDQIPANRGYPGSLYSDLALRYEKAVDIASGGSITVITVTTMPGDDITHPVPDNTGFITEGQFYLKNNRIDPFGSLSRLKQLVIGKVTREDHGDLANALIRLYADSRKAAERMAMGFRLSNWDRKLLAFAELFESRLMSLEVNIPLEEALDIGWKILAQSFHSEEVGIKQQLINKYWPQTCLNR
- a CDS encoding V-type ATP synthase subunit A; amino-acid sequence: MVAALKQTTQGYVIEAYGNLLRVRFDGHVRLGEVAYVNVENVWLKAEVIEIVGQEAKIQVFEDTQGVRRDAVVTFSGHLLEAELGPGLLQGIFDGLQNRLQELAEDSSFLQRGKYVDPLSDQVLWEYSPKAVVGDVLKRGDTLGIVKEGRFDHRIMVPFACFKEVTITWVISAGNYNVNTVVAKARDAQGEEYAFTMVQKWPIKQSLIEGERIAAHEIMDVGLRILDTQIPILKGGTFCTPGPFSAGKTVLQHHLSKYAAVDIVVLCACGERAGEVVEVLQEFPHLIDPHTKTSLMNRTCIICNTSSMPVAARESSVYLGITIAEYYRQMGLNVLLLADSTSRWAQALREISGRLEEIPGEEAFPAYLSSRIAAFYERSGVLRMRDGSEGSLTICGAVSPAGGNFEEPVTQSTLSVVGAFCGLSKARADARRYPSIDPMISWSKYLHKVASILEHKVKGWGVAVEKAGDFIREGTEIGKRMEVVGEEGISMEDMEIFLKAELYDFCYLQQNAFDPVDCYCPFDRQIELFSLMSRIFDAKFIFESMDNARSFFLELQSKIKSLNGMVFHSPEYMEGMEVILNLLKAKMVESV
- a CDS encoding DUF2764 family protein, whose protein sequence is MTQYYFLSSFLPSQQPEASPVFSIDILDDLFDLNLSSKDLHYYTVLKRFFDFENFAFFWADKPLPFSFGTVTQENVASLVRYQQWTEDCEFEEFFKDFLLAYRTPKERLKEFSSLVREFLTYYQNSSSQFLREYFTFKQQLRVVLAGFRAKVLHLDVSYLLRNEDSSDPVVLQVLMQKDAPNYELPQEFSDLKDLLADYGRLPHTLHRTLLLYEFHKLEEFYRNAYFDENLILAKAASYMFAIRNHLANAKKGREIINQIEKAITW
- a CDS encoding V-type ATP synthase subunit E, whose product is MADLGANDKLKQICDALRIETLKPAEEEAEVIVCNAKEQAKRIIQDAKEQAKEIILSAEDQASHKIKQGEAALALAGKRTLESLKQAVENTIFREALAEWLEQITIDPEFVAKLMEAMISAVEGQGITGSLSAYIGKHVSPRNVNELLGKSVTAKLRKKSLIIGNFSGGVQLKVEDKDWVLDLSSEALLELFLRYLQKDFREMIFQGS
- the tal gene encoding transaldolase, with the translated sequence MSSQLDQLQQWSVIVCDSGDPDLVKSSGARDATTNPSLILKVAQEKKYQELLNEAVVWGIQQNGDDVQTLNFILDKIQVNFGLEILKNVPGRVSLEVDARLSFSKEAIVQRAIFLSQLYETMGGDKKRLLVKIPATWEGIQAVKLLESQGIACNVTLVFNLIQAIAAAQAKATLISPFVGRIYDWWIAAYGEEGYSIEADPGVASVSSIYAYYKKFDIPTQIMAASFRTKEQILALAGCDLLTISPKLIEELRRGQEKIEKKLDPAEVKSLDIQSVELTESAFRFLMNEDAMATEKLAEGIRIFSGDTQILEAAVTEFIKQIGAAEA